The proteins below come from a single Asanoa ferruginea genomic window:
- a CDS encoding ATP-binding protein — MPRVLLQRDAELASLGRQVATVRAGIGRMIIVDGPAGIGKSSLLSATAETAAAAGIRTLRASGSPLEQDAGWGVARQLFATLRAAEFPVGAAALARRALDADEAEPVRGGDAMHAALHGLTWLAAGVAERGPTLMVVDDVHWADPPSLRWLAGLGRQLGELPLAILCAVRSGEPPTSVDLLDELLALAPEPPVRPGPLGPAAVGAVVAHRLPHAGATFAPACHAATAGNPFLLGALLNHLIAERVEPTDEFAATLSAFGPEQVARSVGRQLGRLPAGSASLARAFAVLGRGAPLRHARELAGLAPDDALRVADRLRAAGLLDRADDSWFLVHPLVAGALYGELGGGSRSLWHARAARLLALERADPEAIALHLLHTEPARDETTVATLRAAASRAGLRGAPQSAAVFLRRALVEPPPDRAVEADLRNELGLALAAHVQPEAPALLAEAVDLAATPEQRARIALSGARALGLSGHFVEAGRLCRSGLDRSDGIAADVRAQLEAELVGNIWLDTSTVDEARGWLRPAPLSTEPAWQVVAALAALFDGAPATSTLVLVKPAIHSGRLDEAGSILATVAKFVLIDSGELDDARAYCTALIEAARPRGWLIALAHGSFLRALALTRAGQISDAVADARFAYEFKLVNSPLPALLWSVFTLVEALTQHDELAEADRVLRSVGDPPPGSLATVHLLETRARLRLAQHQPAQAHADLVAAADHWRRFGAVHPGLACWRVDDAEALVALGDRAEARRLAEEHLDLAARVDLPGPRGAGLRALARTSGRKAVDLLEEAVAVLADSPERLEYARALVDLGAALRRGNHREAAREPLRLALTVADGGGMRLLARRARQELSAAGARPRRAAVTGVDALTSAELRVASLAAEGHSNPEIAQRLFVTRRTVETHLTHVYAKLGVTTRTDLAASLR, encoded by the coding sequence GTGCCTCGCGTGTTGTTACAACGCGACGCCGAGCTCGCCTCCCTCGGGCGGCAGGTCGCCACAGTGCGAGCCGGCATCGGGCGGATGATCATCGTCGATGGGCCAGCCGGCATCGGCAAGTCCAGCCTGCTCAGCGCCACCGCCGAGACGGCCGCGGCGGCCGGAATCCGCACGCTGCGGGCGTCCGGCAGCCCGCTGGAGCAGGACGCCGGCTGGGGCGTGGCCCGGCAGCTCTTCGCCACCTTGCGCGCCGCTGAGTTCCCGGTCGGCGCGGCCGCCCTGGCACGGCGGGCGCTCGACGCCGACGAGGCCGAGCCGGTCCGCGGCGGCGACGCGATGCACGCCGCGCTGCACGGCCTGACCTGGCTGGCCGCGGGCGTCGCCGAGCGCGGGCCGACCCTGATGGTCGTCGACGACGTGCACTGGGCCGACCCACCGTCGCTGCGCTGGCTGGCCGGGCTGGGCCGGCAACTCGGCGAGCTGCCGCTGGCGATCCTGTGCGCGGTGCGCAGCGGCGAGCCGCCCACGTCGGTCGACCTCCTCGACGAGTTGCTGGCGCTCGCGCCGGAGCCACCGGTGCGCCCCGGCCCGCTCGGCCCGGCCGCGGTGGGTGCGGTGGTCGCGCACCGGTTGCCACACGCCGGGGCGACCTTCGCGCCGGCCTGCCACGCCGCCACGGCCGGAAACCCGTTCCTGCTCGGCGCGTTGCTCAACCACCTGATCGCTGAGCGCGTGGAGCCCACCGACGAGTTCGCCGCCACGCTGAGCGCGTTCGGCCCGGAGCAGGTCGCTCGCAGCGTCGGCCGGCAACTCGGCCGGCTACCCGCGGGCTCGGCGTCACTCGCTCGGGCGTTCGCCGTTTTGGGCCGGGGCGCGCCGCTGCGCCACGCGCGCGAGCTGGCCGGGCTGGCACCCGACGACGCCCTGCGGGTGGCCGACCGGCTGCGGGCCGCCGGGCTGCTGGACCGCGCCGACGACAGCTGGTTCCTGGTGCACCCGCTGGTCGCCGGGGCGCTCTACGGCGAGCTGGGCGGCGGTTCGCGGAGCCTGTGGCATGCGCGGGCGGCCCGGTTGCTGGCTCTTGAACGGGCCGACCCGGAGGCCATCGCGCTGCACCTGTTGCACACCGAGCCCGCCCGCGACGAGACGACCGTGGCCACGCTGCGGGCCGCGGCTTCCCGGGCGGGCCTGCGCGGGGCGCCACAGAGCGCGGCGGTCTTCCTGCGGCGCGCACTGGTGGAGCCGCCGCCCGACCGGGCCGTCGAGGCAGACCTACGCAACGAGCTCGGGCTGGCGTTGGCTGCCCACGTGCAGCCGGAGGCGCCCGCGCTGCTGGCCGAGGCCGTCGACCTGGCCGCTACGCCCGAGCAACGCGCGCGGATCGCCCTTTCCGGGGCTCGGGCGCTCGGGCTGAGCGGTCACTTCGTCGAAGCGGGGCGGCTGTGTCGCAGCGGCCTGGACCGATCGGACGGCATCGCGGCCGATGTCCGCGCCCAGCTCGAAGCGGAGCTGGTGGGCAATATCTGGCTCGACACGTCGACAGTGGACGAGGCTCGGGGCTGGTTGCGGCCGGCGCCGCTCTCGACGGAGCCGGCCTGGCAGGTGGTCGCGGCGTTGGCGGCCCTGTTCGACGGGGCTCCGGCGACCTCAACCCTGGTCCTGGTCAAGCCGGCGATCCACAGTGGAAGGCTGGACGAGGCCGGTTCGATCCTCGCCACGGTGGCCAAGTTCGTCCTCATCGACAGCGGCGAACTCGACGACGCGCGAGCGTATTGCACCGCGCTGATCGAGGCGGCCCGCCCGCGCGGCTGGCTGATCGCTCTCGCGCACGGCAGCTTCCTCCGCGCGCTGGCCTTGACCCGGGCCGGCCAGATCAGCGACGCGGTGGCCGACGCCCGGTTCGCCTACGAGTTCAAGCTGGTCAACTCGCCCCTGCCGGCCCTGCTGTGGTCGGTGTTCACGCTGGTCGAGGCGCTGACCCAGCACGACGAGCTGGCCGAGGCGGACAGGGTGCTGCGCTCCGTCGGCGATCCACCACCCGGTTCGCTGGCCACCGTGCACCTGTTGGAGACCCGTGCCCGGCTGCGGCTGGCCCAACACCAACCGGCGCAGGCCCACGCCGACCTGGTCGCCGCCGCGGACCATTGGCGGCGCTTCGGAGCGGTGCACCCCGGCCTGGCGTGCTGGCGCGTGGACGACGCCGAGGCACTGGTGGCACTCGGCGACCGGGCGGAGGCGCGCCGGCTAGCGGAGGAGCATCTCGACCTCGCGGCCCGGGTCGACCTGCCCGGCCCGCGCGGCGCCGGCCTGCGGGCACTGGCCCGCACGTCCGGGCGGAAGGCCGTCGACCTTCTCGAAGAAGCGGTCGCCGTGCTGGCCGACTCCCCGGAACGCCTCGAATATGCCCGCGCGCTGGTCGACCTGGGCGCGGCACTCCGGCGCGGCAACCACCGCGAGGCCGCCCGCGAACCGCTCCGCCTGGCCCTGACGGTTGCAGATGGAGGTGGCATGCGGTTGCTCGCGCGGCGGGCGCGGCAGGAACTCTCGGCGGCCGGTGCCCGTCCCCGCCGCGCGGCGGTGACCGGGGTGGACGCGCTGACCTCGGCCGAGCTGCGGGTGGCCAGCCTCGCGGCCGAGGGACACAGCAATCCGGAGATCGCGCAGCGCCTGTTCGTCACGCGCCGCACGGTCGAAACCCACCTCACCCACGTCTACGCCAAACTGGGCGTAACAACCCGAACCGACCTCGCGGCAAGCCTCCGCTGA
- a CDS encoding DHA2 family efflux MFS transporter permease subunit has translation MSARVRWIALGVIATGSLMTVLDGSIVTVAMPAIQDDLGFSPAALSWVVNAYLIAFGSLLLLAGRLGDLIGRKRMFVAGTLVFTAASLLAGVATGPAMLIGARFLQGVGSAMATAVSLGILVTLFATPGERGRAIAVFSFTGAAGAAIGQVLGGVLTDALNWHWIFFINLPIGLATVLLAQRTLPADRRLGPASGADVIGAALVTAGLVTAIYTVVKIESYGWASARTLGGLGVALALLVAFAIRQGTARDPLLPPRVLRAPGVSAANLVQVLTLAACFAFQVIVTLYLQRVLGYDALRTGLAMLPAAVAIGAVSLGLSARLNARFGERRMLLLGLVLLGATLGLLARLPVHANYVTDLLPTMLLASGFGLALPALATLAMSGARPDDAGLVSGLFNTTQQIGMAMGVAVLSTLAASRTARLVGLGHGSAEALTSGYRLAFGVGAGLVVVAFVVAFALLRPAPRPAPVAETVSV, from the coding sequence ATGTCTGCCCGTGTCCGTTGGATCGCCCTTGGCGTGATCGCCACCGGCTCGTTGATGACCGTCCTCGACGGCAGCATCGTCACCGTCGCGATGCCCGCCATCCAAGACGACCTCGGCTTCTCACCCGCCGCCCTGAGCTGGGTGGTCAACGCCTACCTGATCGCGTTCGGCAGCCTGCTGCTGCTCGCCGGCCGGCTCGGCGACCTGATCGGTCGCAAACGGATGTTCGTCGCGGGAACCCTGGTGTTCACCGCGGCCTCGCTGCTGGCCGGCGTCGCGACCGGCCCCGCGATGCTGATCGGCGCCCGCTTCCTGCAAGGCGTCGGCAGCGCGATGGCCACCGCGGTCAGCCTCGGCATCCTGGTCACCCTCTTCGCCACCCCGGGCGAGCGCGGCCGGGCCATCGCGGTCTTCAGCTTCACCGGCGCCGCGGGCGCGGCCATCGGTCAGGTGCTCGGCGGCGTACTCACCGATGCCTTGAACTGGCACTGGATTTTCTTCATCAACCTGCCCATCGGCCTGGCCACGGTCCTGCTCGCCCAGCGCACGCTGCCGGCCGACCGCCGGCTGGGCCCCGCGTCCGGTGCCGACGTCATCGGCGCAGCACTGGTCACCGCCGGCCTCGTGACGGCCATTTACACAGTCGTCAAAATCGAGTCGTACGGGTGGGCCTCGGCCCGCACGCTCGGCGGCCTGGGCGTCGCGCTCGCGCTGCTGGTCGCCTTCGCCATCCGGCAGGGCACCGCGCGCGACCCGCTGCTGCCGCCGCGGGTGCTCCGGGCGCCCGGGGTCTCGGCGGCCAACCTGGTCCAGGTGCTCACCCTCGCCGCCTGCTTCGCGTTCCAGGTCATCGTGACGCTCTACCTCCAGCGCGTCCTCGGCTACGACGCCCTGCGCACCGGCCTCGCGATGCTCCCCGCCGCCGTGGCCATCGGTGCGGTGTCGCTGGGGCTGTCGGCCCGGCTCAACGCCCGCTTCGGCGAACGCCGGATGCTGCTGCTCGGCCTGGTGCTGCTCGGCGCCACCCTCGGTCTGCTGGCCCGGCTGCCGGTGCACGCCAACTACGTGACCGACCTGCTGCCGACGATGCTGCTGGCTTCGGGTTTCGGGCTCGCGCTGCCGGCGTTGGCGACGCTGGCCATGTCCGGTGCGCGCCCCGACGATGCCGGACTCGTCTCCGGCCTGTTCAACACCACGCAGCAGATCGGGATGGCCATGGGCGTCGCGGTGCTGTCCACATTGGCCGCTTCCCGCACCGCGCGGCTAGTGGGGCTCGGCCACGGCTCGGCCGAAGCGCTGACCAGTGGCTACCGGTTGGCGTTCGGGGTCGGCGCCGGCCTCGTCGTGGTCGCGTTCGTGGTCGCGTTCGCGCTGCTGCGGCCGGCCCCGCGCCCGGCGCCGGTGGCCGAAACCGTGAGCGTCTGA
- a CDS encoding MmcQ/YjbR family DNA-binding protein yields MADADDVRALALALPQVVEIESEGFDFRVADKGFVWSYPERRPVQRRVIRSDIAVLYVGDEAEKQALLLGEPDLFFTTPAYDGLPLVMLWLARVEQDRLRELVTDAWRMRAPSD; encoded by the coding sequence ATGGCTGACGCCGACGACGTCCGTGCCCTGGCGCTGGCACTACCGCAGGTGGTGGAGATCGAGAGCGAGGGCTTCGACTTCCGGGTCGCCGACAAGGGCTTCGTCTGGTCATACCCGGAACGCCGCCCGGTCCAGCGGCGGGTGATCCGCAGCGACATCGCGGTGCTCTACGTCGGCGACGAGGCCGAGAAGCAGGCGCTGCTGCTGGGCGAACCCGACCTTTTCTTCACCACGCCGGCGTACGACGGTCTGCCGCTGGTCATGCTCTGGCTGGCCCGGGTCGAGCAGGACCGGCTGCGCGAGTTGGTCACCGACGCCTGGCGGATGCGGGCGCCGAGCGACTGA
- a CDS encoding sensor histidine kinase — protein sequence MILLRVWATARMWRELAFVLVTALLSVATFALALLGIAAGALSVVIFGLFLLAGVLFLARGSSRYFRVPARRFLDWDWPDPPPLGPRSRWGRIVAVLGDSTAWRALCYCFVSFPLIFAGAYGVAIAIVSGLLALTYPGWWFLWPNPLNSLDAHTWGQTWLEAGRGALLLLALPWFVRLIVLADRWLVRGLLNPTRAARRIAQLEAGRAALQADAAAVLRRVERDLHDSTQARLVSLGVALSRIEHRSTEQPVRDVAADARGTVTEALAELRDIVRGLHPPALDDGLDVALSTLAGRSAVPASVTVELTRRPPDAIASAVYFTVAELLTNIARHASASRVRISLRDGSDLTLVVHDDGRGGATANGTGTGLAGLTRRAEALDGALHIESPAGGPTTITMTLPREP from the coding sequence ATGATCCTGCTCCGGGTCTGGGCGACCGCCCGCATGTGGCGCGAGCTGGCCTTCGTGCTGGTGACCGCGCTGCTCAGCGTGGCCACGTTCGCGCTGGCCCTGCTCGGGATCGCCGCCGGCGCGCTCTCCGTCGTCATCTTCGGGCTGTTCCTGCTCGCCGGCGTGCTGTTCCTGGCCCGGGGCAGTTCCCGCTACTTCCGCGTGCCGGCCCGGCGGTTCCTCGACTGGGACTGGCCCGACCCGCCACCGCTGGGCCCGCGCAGCCGGTGGGGCCGGATCGTCGCGGTGCTCGGCGATTCCACAGCCTGGCGGGCGCTCTGCTACTGCTTCGTGAGCTTCCCGCTGATCTTCGCGGGCGCCTACGGCGTGGCCATCGCCATCGTCAGCGGCCTGCTGGCGCTGACCTATCCGGGGTGGTGGTTCCTGTGGCCGAACCCGCTCAACTCGCTGGACGCGCACACCTGGGGCCAGACCTGGCTGGAGGCGGGCCGGGGCGCGCTGCTGCTGCTCGCGCTGCCATGGTTTGTCCGGCTGATCGTGCTCGCCGACCGCTGGCTGGTCCGCGGGCTGCTCAACCCGACCCGTGCGGCCCGCCGGATCGCCCAACTCGAAGCCGGCCGGGCGGCCCTCCAGGCCGACGCGGCGGCGGTGCTCCGCCGGGTCGAGCGCGACCTGCACGACAGCACCCAGGCGCGGCTGGTCTCGCTCGGTGTCGCGCTGTCCCGGATCGAGCACCGCAGCACCGAGCAGCCGGTGCGCGACGTCGCCGCCGACGCCCGCGGCACCGTCACCGAGGCCCTCGCCGAGTTGCGCGACATCGTTCGCGGCCTGCATCCACCGGCGCTCGACGACGGCCTCGACGTAGCACTGTCCACACTGGCTGGTCGCAGCGCGGTGCCGGCGTCGGTGACGGTCGAGCTGACCCGGCGACCACCCGACGCGATCGCCTCGGCCGTCTACTTCACCGTCGCCGAACTGCTGACCAACATCGCGCGGCACGCTTCGGCCAGCCGGGTCCGCATTTCGCTCCGCGACGGCAGCGACCTCACGCTCGTCGTCCACGACGACGGCCGGGGCGGGGCGACCGCTAACGGAACCGGCACCGGGCTGGCCGGGTTGACCCGCCGCGCCGAGGCGCTCGACGGCGCGCTGCACATCGAGTCGCCCGCCGGCGGCCCGACCACCATCACCATGACCCTGCCCCGGGAGCCCTGA
- a CDS encoding MBL fold metallo-hydrolase yields the protein MLLTKYTHACVRVDDGDRRLLLDPGIWTEPEAFDGVTDILVTHEHADHFAVEPIAALLASSPELRIYGHESLRAVAIEENAPAVAEAIQAVAVGETFTAAGFAVTAVGGKHAETYDGLPRCANIGFIVDGVYHPGDSFFVPAEPVATLLVPASGPWFKLREALDFTRAIAPQRAVPIHDRMLSADVGYDNFDGWLTEKGGTAYERIPLGTSLTV from the coding sequence ATGTTGCTCACCAAGTACACGCACGCCTGCGTACGTGTCGACGACGGCGACCGCCGGTTGCTGCTCGACCCGGGAATCTGGACCGAGCCGGAAGCCTTCGACGGCGTGACCGACATCCTGGTCACGCACGAACACGCCGACCATTTCGCCGTCGAGCCGATCGCGGCGCTGCTGGCCTCCTCGCCGGAGCTGCGGATCTACGGCCACGAGTCGTTGCGGGCGGTGGCCATCGAGGAGAACGCACCCGCGGTGGCCGAGGCGATCCAGGCCGTGGCGGTCGGCGAGACGTTCACGGCCGCCGGGTTCGCGGTCACCGCCGTTGGCGGCAAGCACGCGGAGACCTACGACGGGCTGCCGCGGTGCGCCAACATCGGGTTCATCGTCGACGGCGTCTACCACCCGGGCGACTCGTTCTTCGTGCCGGCGGAGCCGGTGGCCACGCTGCTGGTGCCGGCCAGCGGCCCATGGTTCAAGCTCCGCGAGGCGCTCGACTTCACCCGCGCGATCGCGCCGCAGCGGGCCGTGCCGATTCACGACCGGATGCTCTCCGCCGACGTCGGCTACGACAACTTCGACGGTTGGCTGACCGAGAAGGGCGGCACGGCGTATGAACGCATCCCGCTCGGCACATCGCTCACTGTCTAA
- a CDS encoding iron chaperone: protein MTETKYDGFTDEERDAMKERAKELKTTARRGSKTSKADGEADLLAKIAEMPSDDRAIAKKLHALVKKNAPTLTPKTWYGMPAWALDGKVLCFFQPREKFKTRYATLGFNDVAKLDDGTVWPTAFGIVKLTADDEAMIAALLKKAVS, encoded by the coding sequence ATGACCGAGACGAAGTACGACGGGTTCACCGACGAAGAGCGCGACGCCATGAAGGAGCGGGCCAAGGAGCTGAAGACGACCGCTCGCCGCGGCTCCAAGACGAGCAAGGCCGACGGCGAGGCCGACCTGCTCGCCAAGATCGCGGAAATGCCGTCCGACGACCGCGCCATCGCCAAGAAACTGCACGCGCTGGTCAAGAAGAACGCGCCGACCCTCACCCCCAAGACGTGGTACGGGATGCCCGCGTGGGCCTTGGACGGCAAGGTGCTCTGCTTCTTCCAGCCCAGGGAGAAGTTCAAGACGCGGTACGCGACCCTCGGCTTCAACGACGTCGCCAAACTCGACGACGGCACCGTGTGGCCGACCGCCTTCGGCATCGTGAAGCTGACCGCCGACGACGAGGCGATGATCGCGGCGCTGCTGAAGAAGGCCGTGAGCTGA
- a CDS encoding SigE family RNA polymerase sigma factor → MPRGETDDQRQFREYFTARRDAVRRTAYVLCGDWHWADDLTQSAFMRLAVSWRKVRDREALDAFLRTCLVRAYLADVRRVWRRRERSVAEPPEGSTEINPTQRMEFVAALRQLPPRQRAVLVCRYYQDLDVAETAAVLGCSQGTVKSQAARGLAKLRELLREKVGASSE, encoded by the coding sequence ATGCCGCGCGGCGAGACCGATGATCAACGGCAGTTCCGGGAATACTTCACGGCACGGCGCGATGCGGTCCGCCGGACCGCGTACGTGCTGTGCGGTGACTGGCATTGGGCCGACGACCTGACCCAGAGCGCCTTCATGCGGCTGGCGGTGAGCTGGCGGAAGGTGCGCGACCGCGAGGCGCTCGACGCCTTCCTGCGCACCTGCCTCGTCCGCGCCTACCTCGCCGACGTCCGCCGGGTCTGGCGGCGCCGGGAGCGATCGGTCGCCGAGCCGCCCGAAGGATCCACCGAGATCAACCCGACGCAGCGGATGGAGTTCGTCGCGGCGTTGCGCCAACTCCCGCCGCGGCAGCGGGCGGTCCTGGTCTGCCGCTACTACCAGGACCTCGACGTCGCCGAGACCGCTGCCGTCCTCGGGTGTTCACAAGGGACGGTCAAGAGCCAGGCCGCGCGCGGGCTGGCGAAGCTGCGCGAACTGCTCCGCGAAAAGGTGGGTGCGTCCAGTGAGTGA
- a CDS encoding response regulator transcription factor: MRVVIAEDNALLRDGIVLLLGEHDIEVVAAVSDGDALLAAIAAERPDAAVVDVRMPPTHTDEGLRAALTIRSEHPEIAVLVFSQWVETSYARRLLSEHTGHVGYLLKDRIVSTGEFVDALRRVAAGGTALDPEVVRHLLAAPAVDAGLARLSAREREILGLLAEGRSNVAIAETLHLAERSVEKHVTAILTKLDLPHDRSDHRRVLAVLRYLRA, translated from the coding sequence ATGCGCGTCGTCATCGCCGAAGACAACGCCCTGCTGCGCGACGGGATCGTGCTGCTGCTGGGCGAGCACGACATCGAGGTGGTCGCCGCGGTCAGCGACGGCGACGCGCTGCTGGCCGCCATCGCCGCCGAACGGCCCGACGCGGCCGTCGTCGACGTGCGGATGCCGCCGACGCACACCGACGAGGGCCTGCGGGCGGCGCTGACGATCCGCTCGGAGCACCCCGAGATCGCCGTCCTGGTGTTCTCGCAGTGGGTGGAGACCAGCTACGCCCGGCGGCTGCTGTCGGAGCACACCGGCCACGTCGGCTACCTGCTCAAGGACCGCATCGTGAGCACCGGCGAGTTCGTCGACGCGCTGCGCCGGGTGGCGGCCGGCGGCACCGCGCTCGACCCGGAGGTGGTGCGGCACCTGCTCGCCGCGCCCGCGGTGGACGCCGGGCTGGCCCGGCTGTCGGCCCGCGAGCGGGAGATCCTCGGCCTGCTCGCGGAGGGTCGCTCGAACGTGGCCATCGCCGAGACGCTGCATCTCGCCGAGCGCAGCGTGGAGAAGCATGTCACCGCCATCCTCACGAAGCTCGACCTGCCACACGACCGTTCAGACCACCGCCGGGTCCTGGCCGTGCTCCGCTACCTGCGCGCCTGA
- a CDS encoding amidohydrolase family protein produces MTVTATPRQRLTAVRAAALFDGTGDALTPNPVVTVDPGTGLIVSVGTAPPDGADVVDLGSATLLPGLVDGHVHLAFDASLDPVAALADRDDESAYAAMIEAARRTTAGGVTTVRDLGDRGYLALRLREAARTDRTLLTIVASGPPITTPGGHCHYLGGAAAGIDGLRAAVRDHAERGADLIKIMASGGNITPGSRPELSQFSAAELRAAVDEAHACGLPIVAHAHGLQTVRDALAAGVDGLEHVTLMTADGIDPMPDDLVAALAAAPVTVGLTLGMVIRPGDPPPPNGIRERIPSIIINIRKMYAAGVDLIAGTDAGLGPGKPADVLRSAVGMLTAWVGMTPAEALRASTSRAATVIGLGERKGRIAPGYDADLLAIDGDPLTDPTALDRIKAVYVRGEPLATR; encoded by the coding sequence GTGACAGTCACCGCGACCCCGCGCCAGCGGCTCACGGCCGTCCGAGCCGCCGCGCTCTTCGACGGGACCGGCGACGCGCTGACCCCCAACCCGGTCGTCACCGTCGACCCGGGCACGGGCCTGATCGTCTCGGTGGGCACGGCACCGCCCGACGGCGCCGACGTCGTCGACCTCGGCTCGGCGACGCTGCTGCCGGGCCTGGTCGACGGGCACGTCCACCTGGCGTTCGACGCCTCCCTCGACCCGGTGGCGGCGCTGGCCGACCGCGACGACGAGTCCGCGTACGCCGCGATGATCGAGGCCGCCCGCCGCACGACCGCCGGTGGCGTGACCACCGTGCGTGACCTCGGCGACCGCGGCTACCTGGCACTGCGGTTGCGGGAGGCCGCGCGCACCGACCGCACCCTGCTGACGATCGTCGCGTCGGGCCCGCCGATCACCACCCCCGGCGGCCACTGCCACTACCTGGGCGGCGCCGCGGCCGGCATCGACGGCTTGCGCGCCGCGGTCCGCGACCACGCCGAACGCGGCGCCGACCTTATCAAGATCATGGCGAGCGGCGGCAACATCACGCCCGGCAGCCGGCCCGAGTTGTCGCAGTTCAGCGCCGCCGAGTTGCGCGCCGCCGTCGACGAGGCGCACGCGTGCGGCCTGCCGATCGTTGCCCACGCGCACGGCCTCCAGACGGTGCGCGACGCCCTCGCCGCCGGCGTCGACGGCCTCGAACACGTCACCCTGATGACCGCCGACGGCATCGACCCGATGCCCGACGACCTGGTCGCCGCCCTCGCCGCGGCGCCGGTCACCGTCGGCCTCACGCTCGGCATGGTCATCCGCCCCGGCGACCCGCCGCCCCCGAACGGCATAAGGGAGCGGATCCCCTCGATCATCATCAACATCCGCAAGATGTACGCCGCCGGCGTCGACCTGATCGCCGGCACCGACGCGGGCCTCGGCCCCGGCAAGCCGGCTGACGTGCTGCGCTCGGCGGTCGGCATGCTGACGGCGTGGGTAGGCATGACGCCCGCGGAGGCGCTGCGGGCCAGCACCTCCCGCGCCGCCACGGTGATCGGCCTGGGGGAGCGCAAGGGCCGGATCGCACCGGGCTACGACGCCGACCTGCTGGCCATCGACGGCGACCCCCTGACCGACCCGACCGCGCTAGACCGGATCAAGGCCGTCTACGTCCGCGGCGAGCCGCTCGCCACCCGGTAA
- a CDS encoding WD40/YVTN/BNR-like repeat-containing protein has protein sequence MSELKRRLRDVAGSDGPPSRLSADEVYAEAFRRRHRRATAWAAGGVVGVVLVGAMGVTTLATPDPVTAPHPAQSADGWPAETRDGTIISAAATDATHLYAGVASCPGQDQVRHCTTRLVGSDDAGRTWTVRQTEFGDGQVTAPAPGVLLRTIESVRSPVAKISYQHRISTDGGRTWRELRLSGEPLAEVPSGGWLQCAQPTAHPTAQTCSLLAVDPTTAVAARLASQPALTIEAPAHVPTSAGLWVTGHDPTDRSRPAVAVSHDRGRTWETHVFGREELLSTYLDAVPFSVDGDTAYTVISGSKPSVFRSTDGGRNWQPDPGSPPRVADSFVAADGTHIVLGSADPPWLWYAGDASGYHPVELKGLSDRLPPAPALVRVTAPGVYVAFDRDAVYRSADGLNWTRTLVRVPPS, from the coding sequence GTGAGTGAGCTGAAGCGCCGATTGCGGGACGTGGCCGGCAGCGACGGGCCGCCGAGCCGGCTGTCCGCCGACGAGGTCTACGCCGAGGCGTTCCGCCGGCGGCACCGGCGGGCGACCGCGTGGGCGGCCGGCGGCGTGGTGGGTGTCGTGCTGGTCGGCGCGATGGGCGTGACCACACTGGCGACGCCGGACCCGGTCACCGCTCCGCATCCCGCGCAGAGCGCCGACGGTTGGCCCGCCGAGACCAGGGACGGCACGATCATCTCGGCCGCCGCCACCGACGCCACGCATCTCTACGCCGGGGTTGCCTCCTGCCCAGGGCAGGATCAGGTCCGGCACTGCACGACCCGGCTGGTCGGGTCCGACGATGCCGGGCGCACCTGGACGGTCCGCCAGACCGAATTCGGTGACGGGCAGGTGACCGCGCCCGCCCCGGGTGTGCTGCTGCGGACCATCGAAAGCGTCAGGTCGCCGGTCGCCAAGATCTCCTATCAACACCGGATCAGCACCGACGGCGGGCGGACCTGGCGGGAGCTGCGGCTGAGCGGTGAGCCGTTGGCCGAGGTCCCGTCGGGCGGCTGGCTGCAGTGCGCCCAGCCAACAGCCCACCCGACAGCCCAGACGTGCTCGCTCCTGGCGGTCGACCCCACCACGGCCGTGGCGGCCCGCTTGGCCAGCCAGCCCGCGCTGACGATCGAAGCACCGGCTCACGTGCCGACCTCGGCCGGACTGTGGGTCACCGGCCATGACCCGACCGACCGCTCCCGCCCCGCGGTGGCCGTGAGCCATGACCGCGGCCGCACCTGGGAGACGCACGTTTTCGGGCGGGAGGAACTGCTCTCCACCTACCTGGACGCGGTGCCGTTCAGTGTCGACGGCGACACGGCGTACACCGTGATCTCGGGGTCGAAGCCCTCGGTCTTCCGCAGCACCGACGGCGGCCGCAACTGGCAACCGGACCCGGGCAGTCCGCCGCGTGTCGCGGACAGCTTCGTCGCCGCCGATGGCACGCACATCGTGCTGGGTAGCGCGGATCCGCCCTGGCTCTGGTACGCCGGCGATGCGAGCGGCTATCACCCGGTCGAGCTCAAGGGCCTCAGCGACCGCCTCCCGCCGGCGCCGGCGCTGGTGCGGGTCACGGCGCCGGGTGTCTACGTGGCGTTCGACCGAGACGCCGTCTACCGGTCGGCCGACGGCCTCAACTGGACCCGCACCCTGGTCCGGGTGCCTCCGTCGTAG